In Saprospiraceae bacterium, a genomic segment contains:
- a CDS encoding CHAT domain-containing protein: MSQTVDSIALIQVDSLIKVSLDYTRKHDFKNAIQANLSAENIAIENFGKESDSYAKVCQYFGVIYYHQGNYEAAEQKYIESISIRERVLGLHHPDLAASINSLGVLYLMVGDFDTAEPLLLKSWGMREKTLGKKHADYAASLNNLAMLYNKLGQFKKSELYYIESKNIRNEIFGNMHTEYASSLNNLAILYLDLGNYKLAEPLYLEAKTIRKKLLGENHPEYATTLNNLGVLYWKMGNYEAAMKYYLESIAIYKKVFGEHHPRYSKSLNNLAILYNEMNDFERAEMLYLESLQILEKTSGKDDLNYAWGANNLAMNYKNRGEFEKAMPLLLEAKLIWEKVYGRDHPDYATSLRNLADLYCKIKDFNKAEPLYLEALTLQSLSLGNEHPDYANSLATLADYYYAIGNINKAKPYLLKSVEVEKRYIRQAAQHLSELEMTKYINKFVSGQNGCFTYAQKFHQLTDVCFDNTLFYKGFLLNAVSQMNSIVMRDSLSRDKFELLKSYHRRLASEYLLPIQERDSISIIRLQDKANLLEKEIIRSVTGLSEVLQQLEWKDVRKKLKLQEAAIEFVQYEFCSDSLMYAALIIKPDSEFPNFIALFEEQQLNKILSQEKNISSKVNVLYASRGAIPVSEKNMISKKLFELLWHPLEKELKNTKTIYFSPSGKLNQLNIGAIPIQENETIADRYQLVQLTSTRQLVIPTKFIKSNNKAVLFGGIQFEQDSTFNNNESLLGSRSRDELTFSSIDSTLRGGTWNYLAGTEREVNAIEKIMQTSDMLVHLNKGYQATEESFKNIVANNVSSPRILHIATHGYFFPDPKVKVGSSQLASRESGGSQESVFKMSDHPMLRSGLILAGGNAAWQGKPTLEGREDGILTAYEISQMNLSNTELVVLSACETGLGDIQGNEGVYGLQRAFKIAGAKYLIMSLWQVPDKQTSLLMTTFYKKWLEEKMTIPNAFHAAQKELRDIGLDPYQWAGFVLVE, encoded by the coding sequence ATGTCTCAGACTGTTGATTCTATTGCATTAATACAGGTGGACAGTCTCATCAAAGTCTCCTTGGATTATACCCGTAAACACGATTTTAAAAATGCTATACAAGCAAATCTATCAGCTGAAAATATTGCTATTGAAAATTTCGGAAAAGAATCAGATTCTTATGCTAAAGTCTGCCAATATTTTGGGGTAATATATTATCATCAGGGGAATTATGAAGCAGCTGAACAAAAGTATATTGAATCCATATCCATTCGGGAGAGAGTCTTAGGACTTCATCATCCTGATTTGGCTGCGAGTATTAATAGTTTAGGTGTATTGTATCTAATGGTTGGTGATTTCGATACCGCTGAACCCTTATTACTAAAGTCATGGGGAATGCGTGAAAAAACGCTAGGTAAAAAACACGCAGATTATGCTGCAAGTCTGAATAATTTAGCCATGTTATATAATAAACTAGGACAGTTTAAAAAATCTGAGCTTTATTATATTGAGTCCAAAAATATTAGAAATGAAATATTTGGAAATATGCACACTGAATACGCTTCAAGTCTCAATAATCTGGCTATTCTTTATTTAGATTTAGGAAATTATAAATTAGCAGAGCCCTTATATTTAGAAGCTAAAACCATACGCAAAAAATTACTAGGCGAAAATCATCCAGAGTATGCAACTACTTTAAATAATCTTGGGGTCTTGTATTGGAAGATGGGTAATTATGAAGCTGCAATGAAATATTATTTAGAGTCCATCGCCATTTACAAAAAGGTATTCGGAGAGCATCATCCCCGCTATAGTAAGAGTTTAAATAATTTGGCAATTTTGTATAATGAAATGAATGATTTTGAAAGAGCAGAAATGCTTTATTTGGAGTCCTTACAAATCTTGGAAAAGACAAGTGGTAAAGATGACCTAAACTATGCGTGGGGTGCAAATAATCTTGCTATGAATTATAAAAATAGAGGTGAATTTGAAAAGGCCATGCCCCTCTTATTGGAAGCAAAGTTGATATGGGAAAAAGTTTATGGCAGGGATCATCCTGATTACGCTACCAGTTTAAGAAATTTGGCTGATTTATATTGTAAAATAAAAGATTTCAACAAAGCTGAGCCTTTATACTTGGAAGCCTTAACACTTCAATCCTTGTCGCTAGGTAATGAGCATCCAGACTATGCAAATAGTTTAGCGACTTTGGCAGATTATTATTATGCCATCGGAAATATTAATAAAGCAAAACCTTATCTATTAAAAAGTGTGGAAGTTGAAAAAAGATATATACGACAGGCAGCACAGCATCTTTCAGAATTGGAAATGACAAAATATATTAATAAATTTGTTAGCGGTCAAAATGGATGTTTTACATATGCGCAAAAGTTCCATCAACTGACGGATGTATGCTTTGACAACACTTTGTTTTACAAAGGATTTTTATTGAATGCAGTTTCTCAAATGAACAGTATAGTGATGAGAGACTCATTGAGTCGCGATAAGTTTGAACTTCTTAAATCATATCACAGGAGACTGGCTTCTGAATATCTTTTGCCCATTCAAGAAAGAGATAGTATAAGTATAATTCGGCTTCAGGATAAAGCCAATTTATTAGAAAAGGAGATCATAAGATCTGTTACAGGTTTAAGTGAAGTATTACAGCAACTAGAATGGAAAGATGTTCGAAAAAAATTAAAACTTCAGGAAGCTGCTATAGAATTTGTACAATACGAGTTTTGTTCAGATAGTCTGATGTATGCAGCACTTATTATTAAACCTGATTCTGAATTTCCTAATTTTATTGCTCTTTTTGAAGAACAACAACTCAATAAAATTTTAAGTCAAGAAAAAAATATCTCTTCAAAAGTAAATGTGCTATATGCTTCACGTGGTGCAATCCCTGTTTCTGAAAAAAATATGATTTCAAAGAAACTGTTTGAGCTTTTGTGGCATCCTCTTGAAAAGGAACTAAAAAATACAAAAACAATTTATTTTTCTCCTTCTGGCAAATTGAATCAATTGAATATTGGTGCAATTCCAATACAAGAAAACGAAACCATTGCTGATAGATATCAACTAGTCCAATTGACTAGCACACGACAATTGGTCATTCCAACAAAATTTATAAAGTCAAACAATAAAGCTGTGCTGTTCGGTGGAATCCAATTTGAACAAGACAGCACTTTTAATAACAATGAGAGCTTGCTCGGTTCGAGATCAAGAGATGAATTGACTTTTAGTTCAATTGATTCAACTTTACGTGGCGGTACATGGAACTATTTAGCCGGAACAGAACGCGAAGTGAATGCCATTGAAAAAATTATGCAAACTTCAGACATGTTAGTTCATTTGAACAAAGGCTATCAAGCCACTGAAGAATCTTTCAAAAATATTGTTGCAAATAACGTTTCTTCGCCTAGAATCTTACACATTGCAACACACGGATATTTTTTTCCGGATCCAAAAGTAAAAGTTGGCAGTTCACAGTTAGCATCCCGAGAATCGGGAGGCAGCCAAGAATCTGTTTTTAAAATGAGTGATCATCCAATGTTAAGATCCGGACTTATCTTGGCAGGTGGTAATGCTGCCTGGCAGGGAAAACCAACACTTGAAGGCAGAGAAGATGGAATATTGACTGCCTACGAAATTTCGCAAATGAATTTATCAAATACAGAATTAGTTGTGTTGTCTGCATGTGAGACAGGATTAGGCGATATACAAGGTAATGAAGGAGTTTATGGACTGCAACGTGCATTCAAAATAGCAGGTGCTAAATATCTGATCATGAGTTTATGGCAAGTTCCGGATAAACAGACATCTTTATTAATGACAACATTTTATAAAAAATGGTTAGAAGAAAAGATGACGATTCCAAATGCATTTCATGCAGCTCAAAAAGAATTGCGGGATATCGGTTTAGACCCATACCAATGGGCTGGATTTGTGTTGGTCGAGTAA